Proteins encoded within one genomic window of Lampris incognitus isolate fLamInc1 chromosome 1, fLamInc1.hap2, whole genome shotgun sequence:
- the mmab gene encoding corrinoid adenosyltransferase isoform X1 — MASLILKPSHMRCIVRTCKCLNLQWTKNRFCSERSYATDGDSSRVPKIYTKTGDKGFSSTFTGERRPKEDHVFEALGTTDELSSAIGLAREFCIDKGHSFTHQLDKIQCVLQDVGSNIATPRSSARESHIKKTKFGTQPVADLENWIDEFTEELPALANFILPSGGKSSAALHMARTVCRRAERSVAPIVRSGEADPDVAKFLNRLSDYLFTVARYAAMKEGNEEKIYKRPE, encoded by the exons ATGGCGTCGCTCATCCTCAAACCCTCTCATATGCGGTGTATCGTAAGGACATGCAAGTGTCTAAACTTGCAATGGACAAAGAATCGGTTTTGCTCAGAGAGAAG TTACGCTACCGACGGAGACAGCAGCAGGGTTCCCAAAATATACACAAAAACTGGAGACAAAG GTTTCTCAAGCACTTTCACAGGAGAGAGAAGGCCAAAAGAGGACCATGTGTTCGAGGCGTTGGGGACTACAGACGAGTTGTCCTCGGCTATAGG TTTGGCCAGAGAGTTCTGCATTGACAAAGGGCACTCATTCACCCATCAGCTAGACAAG ATACAGTGTGTTTTGCAAGACGTGGGTTCAAATATTGCCACCCCTCGGTCATCTGCAAGAGAAAGCCACATAA AGAAAACTAAATTTGGCACTCAACCAGTCGCAGACCTTGAAAACTGGATCGATGAATTCACAGAGGAACTCCCTGCACTGGCCAACTTCATATTACCT TCTGGGGGAAAGAGCAGCGCTGCCTTGCATATGGCACGGACAGTCTGTCGCAGAGCAGAGCGCAG TGTTGCACCTATTGTGCGTTCAGGTGAAGCAGATCCAGATGTTGCCAAATTTTTGAATAG ATTGAGCGACTACCTGTTCACTGTGGCCAGATATGCAGCCATGAAAGAAGGCAATGAAGAGAAAATCTACAAAAGACCAGAATAG
- the mmab gene encoding corrinoid adenosyltransferase isoform X2: MASLILKPSHMRCIVRTCKCLNLQWTKNRFCSERSYATDGDSSRVPKIYTKTGDKGFSSTFTGERRPKEDHVFEALGTTDELSSAIGLAREFCIDKGHSFTHQLDKIQCVLQDVGSNIATPRSSARESHIKKTKFGTQPVADLENWIDEFTEELPALANFILPSGGKSSAALHMARTVCRRAERRLSDYLFTVARYAAMKEGNEEKIYKRPE, translated from the exons ATGGCGTCGCTCATCCTCAAACCCTCTCATATGCGGTGTATCGTAAGGACATGCAAGTGTCTAAACTTGCAATGGACAAAGAATCGGTTTTGCTCAGAGAGAAG TTACGCTACCGACGGAGACAGCAGCAGGGTTCCCAAAATATACACAAAAACTGGAGACAAAG GTTTCTCAAGCACTTTCACAGGAGAGAGAAGGCCAAAAGAGGACCATGTGTTCGAGGCGTTGGGGACTACAGACGAGTTGTCCTCGGCTATAGG TTTGGCCAGAGAGTTCTGCATTGACAAAGGGCACTCATTCACCCATCAGCTAGACAAG ATACAGTGTGTTTTGCAAGACGTGGGTTCAAATATTGCCACCCCTCGGTCATCTGCAAGAGAAAGCCACATAA AGAAAACTAAATTTGGCACTCAACCAGTCGCAGACCTTGAAAACTGGATCGATGAATTCACAGAGGAACTCCCTGCACTGGCCAACTTCATATTACCT TCTGGGGGAAAGAGCAGCGCTGCCTTGCATATGGCACGGACAGTCTGTCGCAGAGCAGAGCGCAG ATTGAGCGACTACCTGTTCACTGTGGCCAGATATGCAGCCATGAAAGAAGGCAATGAAGAGAAAATCTACAAAAGACCAGAATAG
- the aldh3b2 gene encoding aldehyde dehydrogenase family 3 member B1, with amino-acid sequence MSNPPNPSPTRWFKALRRTRLGEPCMKTYPLECVELLKSARAAFQAGRTAKKSFRLAQLEALVRMLVEHEWDFVDALGRDLHKPRFETVVSELIPVKNEAFHAITNLRKWMLPQCMERDLTTTTLDDCLVLNEPLGVVFIIGAWCSPVQLCLVPLVGANAAGNCAIVNPPETTSYTAEILHRLIPSCLDNECFHVILAGMNDLAEIVELKFDHVFFIGNREEGSKVAQSAARMLTPVTLVLGGKNPCYVDKQCNVTTTAHRIAWARFHNAGQSVVAPDYILCHVAIKEQLVQALKCSLMQFYGSNPRGSRSFGRMVNAESFHRTRELLSKSGKVALGGQVVEAEKYIAPTILTEVVESDPIMLQDVFGPVLPILTMTDVDEAITFINKQEKPLCLYAYSSNNTIISRLMSETSSGSFCSNDSVLQSLMVGLPLGGVGASGMGSYHGHYSFDTFSHRKSCLLRSTRFECVTYLRYPPYDDHNLTLMTWASTLSQKSQGWCQIM; translated from the exons ATGAGCAACCCACCGAACCCGTCGCCAACGCGTTGGTTTAAAGCGCTGCGAAG GACCAGGCTTGGGGAGCCTTGTATGAAGACATATCCTCTGGAGTGTGTGGAGCTGCTGAAGAGCGCGAGAGCTGCCTTTCAAGCTGGACGCACGGCTAAGAAGAGCTTCAGGCTTGCTCAGCTGGAGGCTCTAGTACGTATGCTGGTGGAAcatgagtgggactttgtagacGCCCTAGGAAGAGACCTTCACAAG CCCCGGTTCGAGACAGTTGTGTCGGAGCTCATCCCTGTGAAGAATGAGGCTTTCCATGCCATCACCAACCTCCGGAAGTGGATGCTGCCACAGTGTATGGAAAGGGACCTT acCACCACCACACTGGATGACTGTCTGGTGTTGAATGAGCCGCTGGGAGTGGTGTTTATCATAGGGGCATGGTGTAGTCCTGTCCAGCTGTGCCTGGTGCCCCTGGTAGGGGCCAATGCAGCAG GTAACTGTGCAATCGTCAACCCACCGGAGACCACCTCTTACACAGCAGAGATTTTACATCGTCTTATCCCGTCATGCCTGGACAAT GAGTGCTTCCATGTGATTCTTGCTGGCATGAATGACTTGGCTGAAATAGTGGAACTCAAATTTGATCATGTCTTCTTTATAG GAAACAGAGAGGAGGGAAGCAAGGTGGCTCAGAGCGCTGCTCGCATGCTCACACCCGTCACCCTAGTTTTAGGTGGCAAGAACCCATGTTATGTGGACAAGCAATGTAACGTTACTACAACAGCACACCGCATTGCATGGGCGCGTTTCCATAATGCTGGGCAAAGTGTGGTAGCTCCTGACTACATCCTGTGCCATGTGGCCATCAAAGAACAGTTGGTCCAAGCTCTCAAATGCTCTCTAATGCAGTTCTATGGCTCAAATCCCCGAGGGTCCCGGAGCTTTGGCCGCATGGTGAATGCGGAGAGCTTTCACCGCACCAGAGAATTGCTGTCCAAGTCTGGAAAAGTGGCTCTGGGAGGGCAGGTGGTTGAAGCGGAGAAATATATTG CCCCAACAATTCTGACAGAAGTGGTAGAATCTGACCCTATCATGCTGCAAGATGTTTTTGGCCCAGTCCTTCCAATTCTGACCATGACGGATGTGGATGAGGCAATTACATTCATTAATAAGCAAGAGAAACCCCTGTGCTTGTATGCATACTCCAGCAACAACACG ATCATCTCAAGGCTAATGAGTGAGACCTCTAGTGGAAGTTTTTGCTCCAATGACAGTGTCCTGCAGAGTCTGATGGTGGGTCTGCCTTTGGGTGGAGTTG GTGCCAGTGGAATGGGTTCCTATCATGGGCATTACAGCTTTGACACGTTTTCACACAGGAAATCATGCCTGCTAAGAAGCACACGGTTTGAGTGTGTCACCTATCTGCGTTACCCACCCTATGACGACCACAATCTGACTCTAATGACATGGGCCAGCACACTCTCCCAGAAGAGCCAAGGCTGGTGCCAAATCATGTGA